A region of Coccinella septempunctata chromosome 5, icCocSept1.1, whole genome shotgun sequence DNA encodes the following proteins:
- the LOC123314177 gene encoding ADP-ribosylation factor-like protein 3 isoform X2, protein MGLLSILKKLRQSPEKELRLLLLGLDNAGKTTILKIMASEDVTQVTPTAGFNIKSVVSDGFKLNVWDIGGQRKIRPYWKNYFENTDVLIYVVDSSDKKRLEETGIELFELLAENKLEEVPLLVYANKQDLPNSLPSSELAEALGLHSIKDRVWQIQACTAITGEGIKEGMEWACKSVKKK, encoded by the exons ATG GGTTTACTGTCGATTCTGAAGAAACTTCGTCAATCGCCAGAGAAAGAATTACGTCTTCTCTTATTGGGATTGGACAATGCGGGAAAAACAACGATACTCAAAATAATGGCATCAGAGGATGTCACCCAAGTAACACCTACAGCTGGATTCAACATCAAATCTGTAGTTTCAGACGGCTTCAAGTTGAATGTTTGGGATATTGGTGGACAAAGAAAAATAAGACCCTACTGGAAAAATTATTTCGAGAACACAGATGTTTTA atttatgTGGTCGATTCTTCCGATAAGAAAAGATTGGAAGAGACCGGAATCGAACTATTTGAGCTCTTAGCAGAAAACAAATTGGAGGAAGTTCCTTTGCTGGTATACGCCAACAAGCAAGACCTACCGAATTCATTACCTTCATCTGAATTGGCGGAGGCGCTCGGCTTGCACTCCATCAAAGACAGAGTCTGGCAAATACAAGCTTGTACAGCGATTACTGGTGAAGGAATAAAAGAAGGAATGGAATGGGCCTGTAAAAgcgtgaaaaaaaaataa
- the LOC123314091 gene encoding RCC1 domain-containing protein 1, protein FGGGNSNDVQNIGNDFGCITSISCTNDNLFVLNTDGQLFQIDIVDLEKVIEVKTEEFLQPEDKFILCAVGDKIKVGLTRFGYIYDFPNRLNFDVRSTVDIKVGGVHCLLLDSQGNVYSFGNGSRGQLGLGTLEDHSNPTQIEALAGIQIVAIACGTWHCAVISKEGDVYTWGWNQNGQLGLPVHSIEKNEGVSVMASPHVIDFPDPNANAVKVACGKRHTIVLLDNGEIYGCGMNKYKQLKEDDQDVIETMNILGDFSREKIKEIKCGPWNSVICCE, encoded by the exons TTTGGAG GAGGGAATTCAAATGATGTACAGAATATTGGAAACGATTTTGGATGCATTACTAGCATATCATGCACGAATGACAATCTTTTTGTGTTGAATACTGATGGACAGTTATTCCAAATAGACATTGTTGATCTAGAGAAGGTAATTGAGGTGAAAACTGAAGAATTTTTACAACCTGAGGATAAATTCATTCTATGTGCAGTTGGAGATAAGATAAAAGTAGGACTAACTAGATTTGGGTATATATATGATTTTCCGAACAGGCTGAATTTTGATGTGCGTTCCACAGTTGATATTAAAGTTGGTGGAGTACATTGCTTACTATTAGATTCACAGGGGAATGTTTACAGTTTTGGGAATGGAAG TCGGGGACAATTGGGACTTGGAACTCTTGAAGATCATTCAAATCCAACTCAAATAGAAGCTTTAGCTGGTATTCAAATTGTAGCGATTGCCTGTGGTACTTGGCATTGTGCTGTGATCAGTAAGGAGGGGGATGTCTATACTTGGGGGTGGAACCAAAACGGTCAACTAGGTTTGCCAGttcattcaattgaaaaaaatgaaggcGTCTCTGTTATGGCATCTCCACATGTAATTGATTTTCCTGATCCAAATGCGAATGCTGTCAAAGTTGCTTGTGGCAAGAGACATACCATTGTCCTACTAG ATAATGGGGAAATATATGGATGTGGAATGAACAAATACAAGCAGCTGAAGGAAGATGATCAGGATGTTATAGAAACGATGAACATTTTAGGTGacttttcaagagaaaaaatcaagGAAATCAAGTGTGGTCCTTGGAATTCTGTAATATGTTGTGAATAA
- the LOC123314177 gene encoding ADP-ribosylation factor-like protein 3 isoform X1, producing MQGLLSILKKLRQSPEKELRLLLLGLDNAGKTTILKIMASEDVTQVTPTAGFNIKSVVSDGFKLNVWDIGGQRKIRPYWKNYFENTDVLIYVVDSSDKKRLEETGIELFELLAENKLEEVPLLVYANKQDLPNSLPSSELAEALGLHSIKDRVWQIQACTAITGEGIKEGMEWACKSVKKK from the exons ATGCAGGGTTTACTGTCGATTCTGAAGAAACTTCGTCAATCGCCAGAGAAAGAATTACGTCTTCTCTTATTGGGATTGGACAATGCGGGAAAAACAACGATACTCAAAATAATGGCATCAGAGGATGTCACCCAAGTAACACCTACAGCTGGATTCAACATCAAATCTGTAGTTTCAGACGGCTTCAAGTTGAATGTTTGGGATATTGGTGGACAAAGAAAAATAAGACCCTACTGGAAAAATTATTTCGAGAACACAGATGTTTTA atttatgTGGTCGATTCTTCCGATAAGAAAAGATTGGAAGAGACCGGAATCGAACTATTTGAGCTCTTAGCAGAAAACAAATTGGAGGAAGTTCCTTTGCTGGTATACGCCAACAAGCAAGACCTACCGAATTCATTACCTTCATCTGAATTGGCGGAGGCGCTCGGCTTGCACTCCATCAAAGACAGAGTCTGGCAAATACAAGCTTGTACAGCGATTACTGGTGAAGGAATAAAAGAAGGAATGGAATGGGCCTGTAAAAgcgtgaaaaaaaaataa